In Cervus elaphus chromosome 5, mCerEla1.1, whole genome shotgun sequence, the following proteins share a genomic window:
- the LOC122694334 gene encoding cyclin-dependent kinase 4 inhibitor C — protein sequence MAEPWGNELASAAARGDLEQLTSLLQNNVNVNAQNGFGRTALQVMKLGNPEIARRLLLRGANPDLKDRTGFAVIHDAARAGFLDTLQTLLEFQADVNIEDNEGNLPLHLAAKEGHLPVVEFLVKHTACKVGHRNHQGDTACDLARLYRRNEVVSLMEGNRAEGAANLQ from the coding sequence ATGGCCGAGCCTTGGGGGAACGAGTTGGCGTCCGCAGCTGCCAGGGGGGACCTAGAGCAACTTACTAGTTTGTTGCAAAATAATGTAAACGTCAATGCACAAAATGGATTTGGAAGGACTGCGCTGCAGGTTATGAAACTTGGAAATCCGGAGATTGCCAGGAGACTACTACTTAGAGGTGCTAATCCCGATTTGAAAGACCGAACTGGTTTCGCTGTCATTCACGATGCGGCCAGAGCAGGTTTCCTGGACACTTTACAGACTTTGCTGGAGTTTCAAGCTGATGTTAACATCGAGGATAATGAAGGGAACCTGCCCTTGCACTTGGCTGCCAAAGAAGGCCACCTCCCCGTGGTGGAGTTCCTTGTGAAGCATACGGCCTGCAAAGTGGGGCATCGGAACCATCAGGGGGACACCGCCTGCGACTTGGCCAGGCTCTACCGGAGAAACGAGGTCGTTAGCCTGATGGAGGGAA